In candidate division WOR-3 bacterium, the genomic stretch AGCGGACAATCATATCCGGATGGTCATAGAGAAAACAGGGCTCTCCCCTGGCAATCTGTAAATCAATCACCCTCTGGTAATACTCTATCATCCTCTTTTCATCCATTTTTGCCCAGGCGAGTCTGCCCAAGGAGACCGGGTGAACTGGAATCTGCATTACCGGGCTTTCCTTTTGATTAACAATCGGTCTGGAAGGGACATCATCATAGGAGTAACCGAACTCGCTTGAGTATTCAAACCCAAGTTCAGCAAATACCTTATCAAGGGTTTCGTTCCATATCCCATAGGGTGCGGCAACACCTTTGGGATTTACCCCTGCCCTTTTTAAAATCTCAACACCTTGAGAGAAGTTGCGGTAATTGCGCTCAAAATCGGGATAGATTAGATGCCGGTGGCAGTGGAGTTGAATCTCCTGACCGGAAAGAACCTTGACAACATCAACGATGTCATTGGTAAAGGTTGCGGTTCTTAAAAACCAGGTCCATCTCATCTTAAGCCTTTTGGCAATCTCTGCTGCGGCTATAATCTCTGCAGGTGAACTGAAATCGGTATCAATCCGAAAGCCAAATACTGACCGATGCCCTTTGGGCACGTAGGAGAGGTGGAGATAGGGAATGTTTTGGAAGTTCAGAATTGCCCTCAGGCAGCCGGCAAAAAGCCTCCTTAGCCCTCCCCTATCTGCAGTGGCAACCGTTTCATAGGGTAGCCTTCTGCCTCTCGCAAGAAACCGCTTCAACCTCGTTCCCCGATGCCTAAGCAAGAACTTCGGTTCAAATGGCAGGACAATCAATTGACCAGAGCCGTTGTCTTCACCCTGATAAAGGAAGTTTTGCCCTTTGTCCGTTTTGCCGGTGTTGGCAGATTTTGGTATCAGACACCAGGCGTTGATGTCAACCAGCCCGGTATTGAAAAAGATTTCGGTTTTATCCGGAGCAAGAAATTTGACCCTGACCCTTTTACCAAGAACCTCTTTGGGCAAATCGCTGGTTGTGCTCAAAATGGTCTGACCGTTCCTGGTGTTGATAAAAACCCGGGCATCAATCTCTTCTACCGCAAAAGGAACCCCCTCCTGTCTTAATAATGAATTAAGGTAAATATCCTGGTCTTTAAGATATACCATCTTTCAACCGCTGAGCCGCTCGTAGATTTCCATCAGGACCTTCTCCGCATTTTGCCAGTTGTATTTACTCTCTGCCGCACCTCTGCCTGCCAGACCCCGGCGAATCGCCTCCTCTGGGTTTTCCAGGACCTGATTGAGCGCAGCCGCAATCGCATCTGGTCTTGTCGGGTCAACAAGCCAGCCGCACCGGGCATCATTCACAATCCGGGCTATCTCCGGAAAGTTGCTGGCAACAACCGCCAAACCGGCGAGCATAAACTCAAAAAGTTTACTGGGCTGATTTGTCCAGTCATTGCCCCTTTTAGGCTGGAGAAGAATCACCCCACCAAGGCAGGGCCTGATGATTTCAAAAACCTTGGCATAGGAGTCAACCCTTTCAAGGAAGCGGACATTCTCCTCAAGATGGTTTTCCCTGATAAACCCTTTTGCCCAGGTCTCAATGTCATCACGCGGGTCAAACTCCCCCCTGACCAGGAGCCGCACATTCGGAAACCGTGGCTTTACCATTGTCAGCGCCTTTAACAGGCGGTCAAAACCCCTCGGACGGCAGATTAGCCCGGTATAAACAAACCAGGGCTCTCTTTTATTCAAAGGCTCTTTAACCAGTTCCAGGGGTGCATAATTGGGAACCTGCCTTGCCCTTCTGCCCCGGCGCTGAAACCGTCTTGCCCGCAACGGGTTTGTCTCAATTATTTCATCTGCATTTTTAGTCGCCCGATATTCAAGACAGGTGACAACCAGCCAGCCAAGAAGGCGCAAGGGCAAGGGAAAGTCATTCCGGTCAAGATACATCTGCGGAAACCACTCGCACGACTCATAAACTATCTTCACCTTTGGACGATGCCTTTTAATCAGAA encodes the following:
- a CDS encoding glycosyltransferase family 4 protein; translation: MGRKIRVCFLTSSHPTDYTRFLDREARSLKIAGYDVTIIGLGRESGIHYQDGIKLISVKEHQGVRKVLTLKEIARIAIEQRADIYHCCDPWCLGIGFLIKRHRPKVKIVYESCEWFPQMYLDRNDFPLPLRLLGWLVVTCLEYRATKNADEIIETNPLRARRFQRRGRRARQVPNYAPLELVKEPLNKREPWFVYTGLICRPRGFDRLLKALTMVKPRFPNVRLLVRGEFDPRDDIETWAKGFIRENHLEENVRFLERVDSYAKVFEIIRPCLGGVILLQPKRGNDWTNQPSKLFEFMLAGLAVVASNFPEIARIVNDARCGWLVDPTRPDAIAAALNQVLENPEEAIRRGLAGRGAAESKYNWQNAEKVLMEIYERLSG